A DNA window from Chryseobacterium sp. MEBOG06 contains the following coding sequences:
- a CDS encoding vWA domain-containing protein, producing the protein MSWSLGNYWYLLLLLLLPLLASFLIRFLKWRSKKREIFAASEFHDSLFEKSSGFTKFFPVLYLLGTLFLIFSIIDLLNGSEEVKSSQKLNNVIFMLDVSNSMNAEDINPSRLSEAKNLMLGTMQKMKNDKVGIVIFAGQAMSIMPLTTDYNSAETYISGIETSSMQMQGTDFLKGMQAAAEKFKNVSKGSRKVILLSDGEDNEGNDNAAIRLANKEGISITSVGVGTDEGAPVPEYVYGQLMGYKTDMNGSTVISKRQTDALKKMAESTGGTYIDGNNINEAPDRILDAVNRKSSGSETLVKSQNANHYYQYFLAVSILFFFLIYIFNPKKDFNV; encoded by the coding sequence ATGAGTTGGTCTTTAGGAAATTATTGGTATTTATTATTACTGTTGCTTCTCCCGCTGTTAGCTTCTTTTCTGATCCGTTTTTTGAAATGGAGAAGTAAAAAGAGGGAAATTTTTGCAGCCAGTGAGTTTCATGACAGTCTATTTGAAAAAAGTTCAGGATTTACAAAGTTTTTTCCTGTGTTATATCTCCTGGGAACCTTGTTTTTAATATTCTCAATTATCGATCTTCTCAATGGTTCTGAAGAAGTAAAAAGCAGTCAGAAGCTGAATAATGTTATTTTTATGCTGGATGTCTCCAATTCTATGAATGCGGAGGATATTAACCCAAGCCGTCTTAGTGAGGCCAAAAACTTAATGCTGGGGACCATGCAGAAAATGAAAAATGATAAAGTAGGAATCGTCATATTTGCAGGACAGGCAATGTCTATCATGCCGCTGACTACCGATTATAATTCTGCTGAAACCTACATCAGCGGTATTGAAACCAGTTCTATGCAGATGCAGGGAACTGATTTTCTAAAAGGAATGCAGGCAGCAGCAGAGAAATTTAAAAATGTAAGCAAAGGATCCAGAAAAGTAATATTGCTGAGTGACGGAGAGGATAATGAAGGAAATGATAATGCCGCAATAAGGCTTGCCAATAAAGAAGGAATCAGTATTACTTCAGTAGGAGTAGGTACGGATGAAGGCGCTCCGGTTCCGGAATATGTCTATGGTCAGCTGATGGGCTACAAAACAGATATGAATGGCAGTACGGTAATCTCCAAAAGGCAGACTGATGCGCTGAAGAAGATGGCCGAATCTACTGGAGGAACTTATATTGACGGGAATAATATCAACGAAGCTCCTGACAGGATTCTGGATGCAGTTAACAGGAAATCATCAGGCTCTGAAACCTTGGTGAAATCACAGAATGCCAATCACTATTATCAGTATTTTTTAGCTGTTTCCATTCTTTTCTTCTTTTTAATTTATATTTTTAATCCTAAAAAGGATTTTAATGTGTAG
- a CDS encoding VWA domain-containing protein, producing MFDFEFYSPWFLLLFLLFIPLFIKDAGKREKKGIKVPTIKNMDDSSGIRGVLFVLKISKYIILSALIIAMARPRTFTISQDRDDTKGIDIMLSIDVSLSMLAKDLNPDRITALKDIAVKFVQKRPNDRIGVVAYAAEAFTKVPVTSDHQVVIDEIKNLNSAGLEPGTAIGEGLSVAVNHLIKSKAKSKVVILMTDGVSNIQNAIPPQVAAELAKNNNIRVYAIGIGTNGYALMPTSQDIFGDLVFTEAEVTIDENTLREIAQTTGGKYFRATSNSSLEEVYDEINQLEKSDVKISKLYNYDEYFKIFLWIALGMLMLDALLRWVFYKILS from the coding sequence ATGTTTGATTTTGAATTTTACAGTCCATGGTTCTTACTGCTTTTTCTGCTGTTTATTCCTCTTTTTATAAAAGATGCAGGTAAACGGGAAAAGAAAGGGATAAAAGTGCCTACGATAAAAAATATGGATGACAGCAGTGGAATCCGTGGAGTACTCTTTGTATTGAAAATATCAAAGTATATCATTCTTTCTGCCCTGATTATTGCAATGGCAAGACCGAGGACCTTTACCATTTCTCAGGATAGAGATGATACAAAAGGAATTGATATTATGCTGTCAATAGATGTATCTCTCAGTATGCTGGCAAAAGATTTAAATCCCGACCGTATCACTGCCTTAAAAGATATTGCGGTGAAATTTGTTCAGAAGCGCCCTAATGACAGGATAGGAGTTGTGGCTTATGCCGCAGAAGCTTTTACAAAAGTTCCCGTTACTTCAGATCATCAGGTTGTAATTGATGAAATTAAAAACCTGAATTCTGCAGGTCTTGAACCGGGAACAGCTATTGGAGAAGGACTTTCTGTTGCTGTAAATCATTTGATAAAAAGTAAAGCCAAAAGTAAAGTAGTCATTCTGATGACGGATGGAGTAAGTAATATTCAGAATGCTATACCTCCGCAGGTTGCTGCTGAGCTGGCAAAAAATAATAATATAAGAGTATATGCTATAGGAATAGGAACCAATGGCTATGCACTGATGCCTACATCTCAGGATATTTTTGGAGATCTTGTCTTCACAGAAGCTGAGGTAACTATTGATGAAAATACATTGAGAGAAATTGCGCAGACTACAGGGGGGAAATATTTCAGGGCTACATCAAACAGCAGTCTTGAAGAGGTGTATGATGAGATCAACCAGTTGGAAAAATCGGATGTGAAGATTTCAAAACTTTACAACTATGATGAGTATTTTAAGATATTCCTTTGGATTGCTTTAGGAATGCTGATGTTGGATGCACTGTTGAGATGGGTGTTTTATAAAATTTTAAGCTGA
- a CDS encoding BatD family protein — protein sequence MRKILLILSFFICANAFSQILSSNVEKKTIALGEVNHLIVKIDNLNEQQVTSAPKNELLPFHFEETKDSIGQNANSYERKIEFAVFEEGKFTIPELEFKVGDKILKTIPYEIEVINTAQKADQISDIMKNKEVKLATRDYWELYKFYILAALAAIALIIAIIMIIKWGRKTKSSPVVATNQTLKELDSLKKKKYIEGGNFRSFYVELIDISRNFITKQYHLPADVLLTDDLIDVMKKNNTISQDNEKIVEDVFLRGDLVKFAKTFPDQETMEKDFANIRDFVKRSSKDLEFENLRKDV from the coding sequence TTGAGAAAAATACTATTAATATTATCTTTTTTCATCTGTGCGAATGCTTTTTCACAGATATTATCTTCCAACGTAGAAAAGAAAACAATTGCGCTAGGCGAAGTGAACCACCTTATTGTTAAGATTGATAACCTTAATGAGCAACAGGTAACTTCTGCTCCGAAAAATGAACTCCTTCCTTTTCATTTTGAAGAAACTAAAGACAGCATTGGGCAGAATGCCAACTCTTATGAAAGAAAAATAGAATTTGCAGTTTTTGAAGAAGGGAAATTTACCATTCCGGAACTTGAGTTTAAAGTGGGAGATAAAATCCTTAAAACTATTCCTTATGAAATAGAGGTGATTAATACAGCGCAAAAAGCTGATCAGATCAGTGATATTATGAAGAATAAGGAAGTGAAGCTTGCTACCAGAGACTATTGGGAACTGTATAAGTTTTATATCCTTGCAGCCTTAGCAGCTATCGCTTTGATTATTGCGATTATCATGATTATAAAATGGGGCAGAAAAACAAAAAGCTCTCCTGTTGTCGCAACCAATCAGACTTTAAAAGAACTTGATTCTCTTAAAAAGAAAAAATATATTGAAGGAGGTAATTTCCGTTCATTTTATGTTGAACTGATTGATATTTCCAGAAACTTTATTACAAAACAATATCACCTTCCTGCAGATGTACTTCTTACTGATGATCTTATTGATGTAATGAAAAAGAACAACACCATCTCTCAGGATAATGAAAAAATAGTGGAAGATGTTTTCCTAAGAGGAGATCTTGTGAAGTTTGCCAAAACCTTTCCGGATCAGGAAACAATGGAAAAAGATTTTGCCAATATCAGAGACTTTGTGAAGAGATCATCCAAAGATCTAGAATTTGAAAACTTGAGAAAGGATGTTTGA
- a CDS encoding DUF58 domain-containing protein, producing the protein MQIKDIVKKVKQIEIRTRRKTEAALMGQYHSAFKGQGMTFSEVRPYQFGDEIRRIDWNKTARFREPFVKVMEEERELTMMLIVDISASMDYGTKVQLKREYVAEIAASLGFSAAGNNDKVGLILFADKVYKVIPPQKGRKHILSIISTILTADYVPAESKIDKALEYMMGIFKRKSLVFLFSDFADEYDSKMLRVASKKHHLLGMRIYDEKDNEIPDVGYTLLYDAETGKQIWANTSNARWRYTFAEAQKQKLRALEEDFANSSASFMNINTGSDYSKLLYNYFQKK; encoded by the coding sequence ATGCAGATAAAAGATATTGTAAAAAAGGTAAAGCAGATAGAAATCCGTACCAGAAGAAAGACGGAGGCTGCTTTGATGGGACAATATCACAGTGCCTTCAAAGGGCAGGGAATGACTTTTTCTGAAGTTCGTCCGTACCAGTTTGGTGATGAGATCAGAAGGATCGACTGGAACAAAACAGCACGTTTCCGTGAACCTTTTGTGAAAGTAATGGAAGAGGAGAGGGAGCTTACAATGATGCTCATAGTAGATATATCTGCTTCTATGGATTATGGTACGAAAGTCCAGTTGAAAAGAGAATATGTTGCGGAAATTGCGGCCAGCCTGGGGTTTTCAGCGGCCGGAAATAATGATAAAGTAGGATTGATCCTGTTTGCAGATAAAGTATATAAAGTGATTCCTCCCCAAAAAGGAAGAAAACATATCCTTTCCATTATCAGTACTATTCTGACCGCAGATTATGTACCTGCGGAATCTAAAATAGATAAAGCACTTGAATATATGATGGGGATTTTTAAAAGAAAATCTTTGGTATTTCTATTTTCCGATTTTGCGGATGAATATGACTCCAAAATGCTGAGAGTAGCCTCTAAAAAACACCATTTGCTGGGAATGAGGATTTATGATGAAAAAGATAATGAGATTCCTGATGTGGGCTACACCCTTCTGTATGATGCAGAAACAGGAAAACAGATATGGGCCAATACTTCCAATGCAAGATGGAGATATACTTTTGCGGAAGCCCAAAAACAAAAATTAAGAGCTTTAGAAGAAGATTTTGCCAATAGTTCGGCCAGTTTTATGAATATTAATACCGGTTCGGATTATTCAAAATTACTGTATAATTATTTTCAGAAAAAATAA
- a CDS encoding GNAT family N-acetyltransferase: protein MSEVIIRKAVQEDCGSMLELIRELAEYEKALQEVIITVDQFTEDGFGKSPVWGAFVAELNGEIVGISLYYDRYSTWKGRRLYLEDLVVTERMRGMQIGKKLFDATVEHGINNEYSGMVFQVLNWNEPAINFYKKYSPKFDDEWLNVSIEFKN from the coding sequence ATGAGTGAGGTTATTATAAGAAAAGCGGTTCAGGAAGATTGCGGCTCCATGCTGGAATTAATCAGAGAACTGGCAGAATATGAAAAAGCTTTGCAAGAAGTTATTATTACTGTAGATCAATTTACAGAAGATGGTTTCGGCAAATCTCCTGTTTGGGGGGCTTTTGTTGCTGAGCTTAATGGTGAAATTGTAGGAATATCATTATATTACGACAGATATTCAACCTGGAAAGGAAGAAGACTTTACCTTGAAGATCTTGTAGTGACCGAAAGAATGAGGGGAATGCAGATCGGAAAAAAATTATTTGACGCTACTGTAGAACACGGAATAAATAATGAGTACAGTGGAATGGTATTTCAGGTATTGAACTGGAATGAGCCTGCCATCAATTTTTATAAAAAATACAGTCCGAAATTTGATGATGAATGGTTGAATGTATCCATTGAATTCAAAAACTAG
- a CDS encoding AAA family ATPase — protein MSDTHQAEDIRQLTEKVKEKNYLFSLLRQEINKVIIGQEYMIDRLLVGLLGNGHVLLEGVPGLAKTLAIKTLADAVHGDFSRIQFTPDLLPADVVGTMIYSIKDNDFSIKKGPVFANFVLADEINRAPAKVQSALLEVMQEKQVTIGDETMKLPKPFLVLATQNPIDQEGTYLLPEAQSDRFMLKCTIDYPSFEDERLVMRMVSTSHQPTVKPVISLQDIVEAKELINQIYLDEKIEKYILDMVFATRYPENYGLSELKNYISFGASPRASINLAIASRAYAFLKGRAFVIPEDVKALAKDVLRHRMGLTFEAEAEEISTEEIINRILAKIQAP, from the coding sequence ATGTCAGATACACATCAAGCAGAAGACATCCGTCAGTTGACGGAAAAAGTAAAAGAAAAAAACTACTTATTTTCTCTTCTGAGACAGGAAATCAACAAAGTTATTATTGGACAGGAATATATGATAGACCGCCTTTTGGTAGGACTTCTGGGGAATGGTCACGTTCTTCTTGAAGGAGTGCCTGGTTTGGCTAAGACCTTAGCAATAAAAACTTTAGCTGATGCCGTTCATGGTGATTTTTCAAGAATTCAGTTTACACCGGATCTGCTTCCTGCTGATGTGGTGGGAACGATGATTTATAGTATCAAAGACAATGATTTTTCTATAAAAAAAGGACCTGTATTTGCGAATTTTGTACTGGCGGATGAGATCAACCGTGCGCCGGCAAAGGTGCAGTCAGCTCTTCTGGAGGTGATGCAGGAAAAGCAGGTGACTATTGGTGATGAAACTATGAAGTTACCTAAACCGTTCCTGGTATTGGCCACTCAGAATCCAATTGACCAGGAGGGGACTTACCTGCTTCCGGAGGCGCAGAGTGACCGTTTCATGCTGAAATGTACCATAGATTATCCTTCTTTTGAAGATGAAAGACTGGTAATGAGAATGGTTTCTACTTCACATCAGCCTACAGTGAAGCCTGTGATTTCTCTTCAGGATATTGTAGAGGCCAAAGAATTGATCAACCAGATTTATCTGGATGAGAAAATTGAAAAATATATTCTTGATATGGTTTTTGCAACACGTTATCCTGAAAATTATGGACTTTCTGAGCTTAAAAATTATATCAGTTTTGGAGCTTCTCCAAGAGCATCCATCAATCTTGCTATTGCGTCAAGAGCTTATGCATTCTTAAAAGGAAGAGCTTTTGTTATTCCCGAAGATGTGAAAGCTTTGGCTAAAGATGTACTGAGACATAGAATGGGGCTTACTTTTGAGGCTGAAGCAGAGGAAATTTCTACCGAAGAAATCATTAACAGAATTTTAGCAAAAATCCAGGCTCCGTAA